Proteins encoded together in one Amphritea japonica ATCC BAA-1530 window:
- a CDS encoding type IV pilus secretin PilQ, whose amino-acid sequence MKKNIQAGKKAYSAFAKVAGMIIGVWMLAFSAVSVAADAKLLSSSFVALPDNKLEVRFDFDVPPSVPKSYMTNSPARLVLDMWGVENIQDTRLLGVESGNVDNINFAQVAGRLRVVVNLYEASAYETRADGNSLFLVVGDRGQVKQSTATEPSPEVAGSKNQPPMSDKTRVSGVDFERTAEGGGRIVISLSDDRAGVDVIEEGNNVVVNLLGVDLSASMQNRIDVKDFATPVMFIDSMASGENASILIKPSAEPYDYMVYQTNNQLVVDLKPITQAELERIEEDRFPYQGERIDLDFQNIEVRAVLQILAEVAEMNLVVSEAVGGNITLRLKNVPWDQALDLVMATNQLDKREMGNVLLIGTAAEIAEREKAELESSKQVEELAPLRTEFIQVDFRKSSDMLSRLNEAKLISERGFILADDETNVLMVRETAKRMEEIRTTLRRFDTEVAQVLIEARLVTANTDVSKDLGIKWGLGYGKTDSSGNGVSLGNSIGGVSSPGSIPSGLMVDLGAAVTSPASIAVGLASSSALLQLELSALETDGRVEVISQPKIVTTNGKAALIQSGQEIPYQTVEDGEVSVEFKDVVLSLDVTPRINPGDRIAMDLIIKKDSVGDLLPNGEISIINNELETSVVVPDGQTIVLGGVFENETRNVVNKTPLLGDLPVLGHLFRNSSERNSKSELLIFITPKLIRESLSAQ is encoded by the coding sequence GTGAAAAAGAATATTCAGGCGGGTAAGAAAGCATACTCCGCGTTCGCTAAAGTAGCGGGCATGATCATCGGCGTATGGATGCTGGCTTTCAGTGCTGTTTCGGTTGCTGCGGACGCAAAGCTGCTTTCGTCGTCCTTTGTTGCACTTCCCGATAATAAACTTGAAGTGCGGTTTGATTTTGATGTGCCGCCTTCAGTGCCTAAGTCCTATATGACGAACAGTCCTGCCCGACTGGTGCTGGATATGTGGGGTGTTGAAAATATTCAGGATACCCGTTTGCTGGGTGTTGAGAGTGGTAATGTTGATAATATTAACTTTGCCCAGGTTGCTGGCAGATTGCGGGTAGTTGTTAATCTGTATGAAGCATCAGCTTATGAAACCAGAGCGGATGGAAATAGCCTGTTTCTGGTTGTTGGTGATCGTGGTCAAGTGAAGCAGAGTACTGCTACAGAGCCTTCTCCAGAAGTCGCTGGGTCAAAAAATCAGCCGCCGATGTCTGATAAAACCCGGGTCAGCGGTGTGGACTTTGAGCGTACAGCTGAGGGCGGTGGCCGGATAGTTATCTCTTTGTCTGACGATCGTGCGGGTGTGGATGTAATTGAAGAAGGCAATAATGTTGTTGTTAATCTTCTGGGTGTAGATCTGTCCGCCAGTATGCAGAACCGTATCGATGTAAAGGATTTTGCAACACCGGTAATGTTTATCGACTCTATGGCAAGTGGCGAAAATGCATCGATTTTGATCAAGCCTTCTGCAGAGCCGTATGATTATATGGTCTATCAGACAAATAATCAGTTAGTTGTTGACTTGAAACCGATTACTCAGGCTGAACTGGAGCGTATTGAAGAAGATCGTTTCCCTTATCAGGGTGAGCGAATCGATCTGGATTTCCAGAATATTGAGGTGCGTGCTGTACTACAGATTCTGGCCGAAGTGGCTGAGATGAATCTGGTGGTCAGTGAGGCTGTTGGAGGGAATATTACTCTTAGATTGAAGAATGTCCCCTGGGATCAGGCGCTTGACTTAGTTATGGCAACCAATCAGCTGGATAAGCGTGAGATGGGTAATGTTCTTCTCATTGGTACGGCAGCAGAGATAGCTGAAAGAGAGAAGGCGGAGCTGGAGAGTAGTAAACAGGTAGAAGAGCTTGCGCCGCTTAGAACCGAATTTATCCAGGTCGACTTTAGAAAGTCTTCTGATATGCTTTCGCGCCTGAATGAGGCAAAGCTTATCTCTGAACGCGGCTTTATTCTGGCGGATGATGAAACTAATGTGTTGATGGTGCGTGAAACCGCCAAACGAATGGAAGAGATACGGACTACTCTGCGTCGTTTTGATACTGAAGTAGCACAAGTGTTGATTGAGGCTCGACTGGTTACGGCTAATACTGATGTGTCTAAGGATTTAGGCATTAAGTGGGGCTTAGGTTACGGAAAAACAGATTCAAGTGGCAATGGCGTTTCGTTGGGTAATTCAATCGGGGGAGTGTCTTCTCCTGGTTCCATCCCCAGTGGTTTGATGGTTGATCTTGGCGCAGCTGTTACTTCTCCTGCATCTATTGCAGTGGGTCTGGCTTCCAGCAGTGCGCTATTGCAGCTTGAGTTGTCCGCTCTCGAGACTGACGGTCGGGTAGAGGTGATATCTCAGCCAAAAATTGTCACCACTAATGGTAAGGCGGCTTTGATTCAGTCTGGCCAGGAAATACCTTACCAAACGGTTGAAGATGGCGAAGTCAGTGTTGAGTTTAAAGATGTTGTTCTCTCCTTGGATGTGACGCCGAGAATTAATCCTGGTGACAGAATTGCCATGGATCTGATCATTAAAAAGGATTCGGTGGGTGATCTTCTGCCTAACGGTGAAATCAGTATTATCAACAACGAACTGGAAACCTCTGTGGTTGTGCCTGATGGGCAAACAATAGTTCTGGGTGGTGTGTTTGAAAATGAAACCCGTAATGTGGTGAATAAAACACCACTGCTGGGTGACTTACCTGTCCTGGGCCATCTGTTCCGTAACTCTTCGGAGCGCAATAGTAAATCTGAATTGCTGATTTTTATTACACCTAAGTTGATCAGAGAGTCTCTGTCAGCTCAGTAA
- the aroK gene encoding shikimate kinase AroK: MNIFLIGPMGAGKSTIGRLLSQELKLNFVDSDKVIEERAGADIPWIFDVEGEEGFRNREVNIIDILSDEDNQVLATGGGAVLRSENRSNLQGRGTVIYLQASVAQQLERTSRDKNRPLLQTPDPSVVLHTLMEQRHPLYMQVADVVVDTERRNPKAVVTDIIAELRAQQIIK; this comes from the coding sequence TTGAATATATTTCTTATTGGCCCTATGGGTGCTGGAAAAAGCACCATAGGGCGTCTTCTTTCTCAGGAACTGAAGCTTAATTTTGTTGATTCGGACAAAGTAATTGAAGAGCGTGCCGGTGCTGATATTCCCTGGATTTTTGATGTTGAGGGTGAAGAGGGTTTTCGAAACAGAGAGGTTAATATCATCGATATTCTCAGTGATGAGGATAATCAGGTATTAGCTACTGGTGGCGGAGCTGTTCTGCGGAGTGAAAATCGGTCCAATCTTCAGGGTCGGGGTACGGTTATTTATTTACAAGCGTCGGTGGCTCAGCAGTTGGAAAGGACCTCTCGTGACAAGAATAGGCCTTTGCTGCAGACTCCAGATCCAAGTGTTGTGCTACATACGCTTATGGAGCAACGTCATCCCCTTTATATGCAGGTTGCCGATGTTGTTGTGGATACGGAACGTCGTAATCCGAAGGCCGTTGTAACCGATATAATAGCGGAACTTCGCGCGCAGCAGATTATTAAGTAG
- the aroB gene encoding 3-dehydroquinate synthase, which yields MQTLNVELGDRSYPIFVGSDLFRTEYLHPYIKGNQVLIVSNETVAPLYLQQLKAALPSLQVDEVILPDGEQFKTLEELSAVYDHLLQCRHNRTTTLIALGGGVVGDMTGFAAACYQRGVNFIQIPTTLLSQVDSSVGGKTGVNHPLGKNMIGAFHQPQSVLASVDVLSTLPDRELSAGLAEVIKYGLVYDAVFLDWLETNMAGLIGRDSALLSRAIYRSCELKAEVVAQDEKESGVRALLNLGHTFGHAIESCQGYGNWLHGEAVAAGTVMAADLSRRLGWISSDDYERVVNIFKLANLPVAAPAGMTADEFMSLMAVDKKVIDGQLRLILLRSLGEAVVTDQFDPQALQQTLNHFTS from the coding sequence ATGCAAACGCTGAATGTTGAACTCGGTGATCGTTCATATCCAATTTTTGTTGGCTCTGATCTGTTTCGGACTGAGTATTTACACCCCTATATCAAAGGTAATCAGGTTCTGATCGTGAGCAATGAAACAGTTGCTCCGCTTTACCTGCAGCAGCTGAAAGCAGCGTTGCCATCGTTGCAGGTTGATGAAGTTATTCTTCCCGATGGCGAACAGTTTAAAACACTCGAAGAATTGAGTGCTGTGTACGACCATTTACTCCAGTGTCGTCATAACCGTACGACCACGCTTATCGCGCTTGGTGGTGGTGTGGTGGGTGATATGACAGGGTTTGCAGCAGCTTGCTATCAGCGCGGTGTTAACTTTATTCAAATTCCTACGACTCTGCTTTCGCAGGTGGATTCCTCCGTCGGTGGTAAAACCGGTGTAAATCATCCTTTGGGTAAGAATATGATTGGTGCTTTCCATCAGCCCCAGTCGGTACTTGCCAGTGTTGATGTTCTGAGTACGCTCCCTGATCGTGAGCTTTCGGCCGGTTTGGCGGAAGTGATTAAATATGGATTGGTTTACGATGCCGTCTTTCTTGACTGGTTGGAAACCAATATGGCGGGGTTGATCGGTCGTGATTCTGCTTTGCTTAGCCGGGCAATTTATCGCTCATGTGAGCTTAAAGCGGAAGTTGTTGCGCAGGATGAGAAGGAATCAGGTGTTAGAGCTTTATTGAACCTTGGGCATACGTTTGGTCATGCTATAGAGTCTTGCCAGGGATATGGGAACTGGTTGCATGGTGAGGCGGTAGCCGCAGGTACCGTGATGGCTGCAGACCTTTCTCGGCGCCTTGGCTGGATTAGCAGTGATGACTATGAACGAGTGGTTAACATATTCAAATTGGCGAACTTGCCGGTAGCGGCGCCTGCAGGGATGACGGCTGACGAGTTCATGAGTTTAATGGCCGTCGATAAAAAAGTTATTGATGGGCAGCTTCGTCTGATATTGCTGCGTTCGCTTGGTGAGGCTGTGGTCACAGATCAGTTTGATCCTCAGGCGTTACAGCAGACTTTGAATCATTTTACATCTTAA
- a CDS encoding SPOR domain-containing protein: MKGNGTDALADAFASAEQRKSFFFEPASRLQLLEKLEHLSRFSDFLLLVSGPSGAGKTVLLQQLKALESDRTLRLCSIDAVETPGLNALLVSLSEQLSPEIDTQADNQQILNAIYDFVRVMAAEHLQWSIIIDNADQLEKPALQLLLQMLSDAQGLALKPHVLMAAGEGFGAKLQAFEEYAVLEAQVHNHELEAFTLSEAKKYLLQRYSASASLSEKQLQAVYEASKGYPGGLNEQAEQLFRSGSVSKASQSAGLTRTQLVSVASVLLLVLFGALWQYWPENDNTSDRTQVAIQLPVEKEVVAAEVSEPVQEVGVIKPTVTVPGATASVKSDVVVKPDPVKEAAAPSEIVVIETPGPEVEKDAIAEVKRVEIPALSRPAAEKVVPVVEDQPVSKPVIAPAPVVSPKPAPKPLISAVESSLSESEEVLMSWPASGYTLQMLGAGVKKSAEKFINAQAEPQKFYLFQTRYKNKPWFVVVYGQYKDRAMAQAASKSLPVTLAKLKPWARTIQGIQTDLSTRK; the protein is encoded by the coding sequence ATGAAAGGAAACGGGACCGATGCACTGGCAGATGCGTTTGCCAGTGCAGAACAGCGAAAGAGTTTCTTTTTTGAGCCAGCCTCGCGCTTGCAACTCCTGGAAAAGCTAGAGCACCTGAGTCGTTTTAGTGATTTTCTACTTCTGGTTTCTGGCCCTTCAGGCGCAGGTAAAACTGTTTTATTGCAACAACTTAAAGCGCTTGAGTCTGATCGTACCCTGAGACTTTGTAGTATAGATGCTGTTGAGACCCCTGGTTTAAATGCGTTGTTGGTTTCTCTAAGTGAGCAGCTTAGTCCAGAGATCGATACCCAGGCAGATAATCAGCAGATACTGAATGCTATCTATGATTTTGTTCGGGTGATGGCGGCTGAACATCTCCAGTGGTCCATTATCATCGACAACGCAGATCAGCTTGAAAAGCCGGCGCTTCAGTTGTTACTGCAGATGCTTAGCGATGCGCAGGGACTGGCACTGAAGCCGCATGTACTTATGGCTGCTGGTGAAGGTTTCGGGGCAAAGCTGCAAGCATTCGAAGAGTATGCAGTTCTTGAAGCTCAGGTGCATAACCATGAACTTGAAGCTTTCACGTTATCCGAAGCAAAAAAATATCTATTACAGCGCTATAGTGCATCTGCTTCACTTTCAGAAAAGCAGTTGCAGGCTGTTTATGAGGCCTCTAAAGGCTACCCTGGTGGATTAAACGAGCAGGCGGAGCAATTGTTTCGTTCTGGTTCTGTCAGTAAGGCTAGTCAGTCTGCTGGTTTGACGCGAACACAACTTGTTAGTGTAGCTTCTGTTTTGTTATTAGTTTTGTTTGGTGCGTTATGGCAGTACTGGCCTGAGAATGACAATACGAGTGACCGCACTCAGGTGGCGATTCAACTGCCCGTTGAAAAAGAGGTCGTTGCTGCTGAGGTGTCTGAGCCTGTACAAGAGGTCGGGGTAATTAAGCCGACGGTAACTGTTCCGGGTGCAACCGCTTCTGTTAAAAGCGATGTGGTTGTAAAGCCTGATCCGGTGAAAGAAGCTGCTGCTCCATCTGAAATCGTGGTTATAGAAACGCCTGGACCAGAAGTTGAAAAGGATGCTATTGCGGAAGTGAAGCGTGTGGAAATACCGGCTTTGTCCAGGCCGGCAGCAGAGAAAGTGGTTCCGGTTGTTGAAGATCAGCCGGTGAGTAAGCCTGTTATAGCTCCAGCGCCAGTTGTATCGCCGAAGCCTGCGCCGAAACCACTGATTTCAGCAGTGGAATCCTCTTTGTCTGAGTCAGAAGAAGTGCTTATGAGTTGGCCTGCATCAGGGTATACGTTGCAGATGTTAGGTGCGGGCGTGAAAAAAAGTGCTGAGAAGTTTATTAACGCTCAGGCAGAACCGCAGAAATTCTACTTGTTTCAGACACGTTATAAAAATAAACCCTGGTTTGTGGTAGTCTACGGTCAGTATAAGGATCGTGCTATGGCGCAGGCTGCTAGTAAATCTTTACCCGTGACTTTAGCCAAGCTGAAGCCCTGGGCAAGGACAATTCAGGGGATTCAAACGGATCTATCGACTAGAAAATAG